The [Bacillus] selenitireducens MLS10 genome includes a region encoding these proteins:
- a CDS encoding DUF4129 domain-containing transglutaminase family protein, whose translation MKQKQKRSFSVVHLFIYVLAFLILWEWLRPIPAVTDTSSIEVFLLFAAVSAALIYIRLPFWVNIPTLAVFAVFGLHRIFYEGPFFSREGGGESVRLIGGEIRHNAALLISGDMELLTNPFRTLLLFLLLALICYLMYFWVFQTRRVFFFLLATVVYITILDTFTVVDASQAIVRIVVIGFFMMTLLHMLAVQEEEKNIGRESEPVLPAAWMYTLTAMVTVALAAGFLLPKPDPQWSDPVPAMRSFLTGEGGIGGGGGTIRRVGYGDNDERLGGGFVEDESVVFEAVVDGPVYWRGESKDEYTGLGWVNSETDFQPATDVFDPDRIDYWMYDEDLTSGEDWLEADVEMVTEADFPLFFYAGQPMDIPGESVGASVDVTPQTAFVDPLTGRIEATEPGQGERIDSYTFSYKDFSFPIPTMQETEENDPQALFERYTQLPDDLPERVIDLAFEITEEEDNRYDKAVAVEQYFGQNDFVYQTTDVPVPEEGQDYVDQFLFETQAGYCDNYSTSMVVLLRALDIPARWVKGFTSGEQTEVLDDGRSVYEVSNTNAHSWVEVYFPEVGWVPFEPTQGFENYADFQTEPIEIDLDLDGEDAEDPDDPERPDTPDSEFPDPDEGFDPGEAVGDGGDGTGAAPFRDFLTPGNILISLVVLFFVLFAYQKQSKLMNRFFFLIYKLKGTDRSFLKAYRRLLWLLEKEGLPRGEGETLREYARRADQAFSSQAMSKLTKAYERIYYGGFDPDGDWQKHRKDWEEMLKRLYQ comes from the coding sequence ATGAAGCAAAAGCAAAAACGGTCGTTCTCTGTCGTGCATCTCTTTATTTATGTGCTTGCCTTTCTGATCCTTTGGGAGTGGCTCAGGCCGATCCCGGCTGTGACGGATACGTCGAGTATTGAGGTCTTTTTGCTCTTTGCCGCAGTCAGTGCCGCGCTCATCTATATCCGTCTGCCTTTTTGGGTGAACATCCCGACCCTCGCGGTTTTTGCAGTCTTCGGGCTGCATCGGATCTTCTATGAGGGGCCTTTTTTCTCGAGGGAAGGAGGCGGCGAATCAGTCAGGCTGATCGGCGGTGAGATCCGTCATAATGCCGCCCTTCTGATCAGTGGTGATATGGAGCTTCTGACGAATCCGTTTCGTACTCTCCTGTTGTTTCTGCTTTTGGCACTGATCTGTTACTTAATGTACTTCTGGGTGTTTCAGACGAGGCGGGTGTTCTTTTTCCTCCTTGCGACGGTTGTGTACATTACGATTCTCGACACGTTCACCGTCGTGGATGCCTCGCAGGCGATCGTACGGATTGTGGTCATCGGCTTCTTCATGATGACGCTTCTTCATATGCTTGCCGTGCAGGAAGAGGAGAAGAACATCGGCAGGGAGTCGGAGCCGGTGCTGCCGGCGGCATGGATGTACACTCTCACCGCCATGGTCACTGTCGCCCTTGCCGCGGGTTTTCTCCTGCCTAAGCCCGATCCGCAGTGGTCGGATCCTGTTCCGGCGATGCGCAGTTTCCTGACCGGTGAAGGGGGCATTGGCGGCGGTGGCGGAACGATCCGCCGTGTCGGATACGGGGACAACGATGAACGGCTCGGCGGCGGCTTTGTGGAAGATGAGAGCGTCGTCTTCGAAGCGGTCGTCGACGGACCGGTTTACTGGCGCGGGGAATCGAAAGATGAGTACACGGGGCTCGGCTGGGTCAATTCCGAGACGGATTTTCAGCCGGCGACGGATGTCTTCGATCCGGATCGGATTGATTACTGGATGTATGATGAGGATCTGACGTCCGGCGAGGATTGGCTCGAAGCGGACGTCGAGATGGTGACAGAGGCTGATTTTCCGCTCTTCTTCTATGCGGGACAGCCGATGGATATCCCTGGTGAAAGCGTCGGTGCCTCTGTCGACGTGACGCCGCAAACGGCGTTTGTGGATCCGCTCACAGGCCGGATTGAGGCCACTGAGCCGGGTCAGGGCGAACGGATTGATTCCTATACGTTCAGCTACAAAGACTTCAGCTTCCCGATCCCGACAATGCAGGAGACCGAAGAGAATGATCCGCAGGCACTCTTTGAGCGGTACACCCAATTGCCTGACGATTTGCCGGAGCGGGTGATTGACCTTGCCTTTGAAATCACCGAAGAGGAAGACAACCGCTATGACAAGGCTGTCGCGGTGGAACAGTATTTCGGTCAGAACGATTTCGTCTACCAGACGACGGATGTTCCGGTTCCTGAAGAGGGACAGGACTATGTGGACCAGTTTCTTTTTGAGACACAGGCCGGGTACTGTGACAACTACTCCACCTCGATGGTCGTTCTTCTGAGGGCCCTTGACATCCCGGCACGCTGGGTGAAGGGCTTTACATCAGGTGAACAGACAGAGGTACTTGACGACGGACGCTCTGTTTACGAAGTGTCCAATACAAACGCCCATTCCTGGGTGGAAGTGTATTTCCCGGAAGTCGGCTGGGTTCCGTTTGAGCCGACGCAGGGCTTTGAGAACTACGCCGATTTTCAGACGGAACCGATCGAGATCGATCTCGATCTTGACGGAGAGGATGCGGAAGACCCCGATGATCCGGAGCGTCCGGATACGCCGGACTCGGAATTTCCGGATCCGGACGAAGGCTTTGATCCGGGTGAAGCCGTCGGTGACGGCGGTGACGGGACAGGCGCTGCGCCGTTCCGGGACTTCCTGACGCCGGGGAATATCCTGATATCCCTTGTTGTCCTGTTCTTCGTGCTCTTTGCCTATCAGAAGCAGAGTAAGCTCATGAACCGCTTTTTCTTTCTCATCTATAAACTGAAGGGAACCGACCGTTCCTTCTTGAAGGCGTACAGACGCCTGTTGTGGCTCCTCGAGAAAGAAGGACTGCCACGCGGAGAAGGCGAGACGCTCCGCGAATACGCAAGACGGGCGGATCAGGCCTTCAGTTCGCAGGCGATGTCGAAGCTGACGAAGGCCTATGAGCGGATCTACTACGGGGGATTTGATCCTGACGGTGACTGGCAAAAGCACCGGAAAGACTGGGAAGAAATGTTGAAACGGCTCTATCAGTAG
- a CDS encoding nitroreductase family protein — protein MEKHDIKTDAGLFRTMEERHSVKSYQTGVTIPDTEIRSMIEMATEAPSSWNLQHWKFLVVDDEEQKEKLHRIAYGQNQVKECSVVIAVLGDTKANEHADRIFQEAVDKGLITEAVKEKIVNGINGAYNGSETFPRDEAFLNASLAAMQLMLSARGLGYDTCPMGGFDREAFVEEFNVPERYVPVMLLTVGVRAEEPRISSRLSVDEAMVRNTF, from the coding sequence ATGGAGAAGCACGATATAAAAACAGATGCCGGTCTGTTTAGGACGATGGAAGAGCGGCATTCGGTGAAATCGTATCAAACCGGTGTGACCATTCCGGATACGGAGATCCGTTCGATGATCGAAATGGCGACGGAGGCCCCTTCTTCCTGGAACCTGCAGCACTGGAAATTCCTTGTCGTTGATGATGAGGAACAAAAGGAGAAACTGCACCGGATCGCGTACGGACAAAACCAGGTCAAAGAATGTTCCGTTGTGATTGCCGTTCTCGGTGATACAAAAGCGAACGAACATGCAGACCGGATTTTTCAGGAAGCGGTCGACAAGGGCCTGATTACCGAAGCGGTAAAAGAAAAAATCGTCAACGGGATCAACGGTGCCTACAACGGCAGTGAGACGTTCCCGAGAGACGAAGCCTTTCTGAATGCATCCCTTGCGGCAATGCAGCTGATGCTCAGTGCCCGCGGTCTCGGCTATGATACCTGTCCGATGGGCGGCTTCGACCGGGAAGCCTTCGTGGAGGAGTTCAACGTGCCTGAGCGTTACGTACCGGTTATGCTTTTGACAGTTGGTGTCCGGGCGGAAGAACCGCGCATCAGCTCGAGGCTTTCAGTTGATGAAGCAATGGTCCGAAATACGTTCTGA
- a CDS encoding DUF58 domain-containing protein has translation MKWREWSGWFWIKVALRAALVLAIVGGLFSYAMFQGGFVSWFLFYSVTVLIVLMVLYALIPLGHFEVKRIIGQSALPAGSDVRIQVQITRKWPFPFLYLGVKDEMERRLERQVGGRQSEMIFYPSVKKELVYDYQVEDIRRGSYQFLGTWLTTSDVFGWVTKRRFTTTPDWLLVYPDYHPIDSWEAFERHETETRQSNQDFVEDRTSIAGAREYVPGDKLTSIDWKVTARSTKLMTKEFEDYIGQNFMILLSNFIPDATYDTLQSYEEGIELATSIIMYAYERQLDVGMMTVGRYTQAFPLQNGSDHQKKLVTHLSEIQPDEEGSFAVKLVDVEQELTSGSTVIVIATALDDDLLSQLKTLAARGRSIYFFLMTKEKDSFDQWETGRQKELERAGIITTRLDTGDIDSYSKQQAGEGQ, from the coding sequence ATGAAATGGCGCGAATGGTCAGGCTGGTTCTGGATCAAGGTGGCGCTTCGGGCAGCGCTCGTTCTCGCCATTGTCGGCGGGCTGTTCAGCTATGCCATGTTCCAGGGCGGGTTTGTAAGCTGGTTTTTGTTCTACAGCGTCACGGTGCTGATTGTCCTGATGGTGCTGTATGCCCTTATCCCCCTGGGGCATTTTGAGGTGAAACGGATCATCGGACAGTCGGCGCTTCCTGCAGGAAGTGACGTGCGAATTCAGGTGCAGATCACGCGGAAATGGCCGTTTCCCTTTTTGTATCTAGGTGTGAAAGATGAGATGGAGCGTCGGCTTGAACGGCAGGTCGGAGGCAGACAGTCAGAGATGATCTTTTACCCATCGGTGAAGAAGGAACTCGTTTATGACTATCAGGTGGAGGACATCCGGCGGGGCAGCTATCAGTTTCTCGGGACGTGGCTTACAACGAGCGATGTATTCGGCTGGGTGACCAAACGGCGCTTTACGACGACGCCGGACTGGCTCCTCGTCTATCCCGATTACCACCCGATCGATTCCTGGGAGGCCTTTGAGCGTCATGAGACGGAGACGAGACAGTCCAATCAGGACTTTGTTGAGGACCGGACGTCCATCGCCGGGGCGCGGGAATACGTACCCGGGGACAAGCTGACGAGCATCGACTGGAAAGTCACCGCCCGCTCGACGAAGCTGATGACGAAAGAATTCGAAGATTATATCGGCCAGAATTTCATGATTCTGCTCAGTAATTTTATCCCTGATGCCACTTACGATACCCTGCAGTCCTATGAGGAAGGCATTGAGCTTGCGACGTCGATCATCATGTATGCCTATGAACGTCAGCTCGATGTGGGCATGATGACAGTCGGACGCTATACGCAGGCTTTTCCCCTGCAAAATGGCAGTGATCATCAGAAGAAGCTCGTGACCCATCTCTCGGAGATTCAGCCCGATGAAGAAGGGAGCTTCGCCGTGAAACTCGTGGACGTCGAGCAGGAGCTGACCAGCGGGTCGACGGTGATTGTCATTGCGACCGCCCTGGATGATGACCTCCTGAGTCAGCTCAAGACTCTCGCAGCGAGGGGGCGTTCGATTTACTTTTTCCTCATGACGAAAGAGAAGGATTCGTTTGATCAGTGGGAAACCGGGCGTCAAAAGGAACTTGAACGGGCAGGGATCATCACGACCCGGCTTGATACAGGGGATATTGACAGCTACTCGAAACAACAGGCAGGTGAAGGCCAATGA
- a CDS encoding CoA-disulfide reductase, translating into MSKKIVIVGGVAGGATAAARLRRIDETSHIVVFEKGEHISFANCGLPYYIGGSIEEREKLLVQTVEGMSRKFNLDIRNLSEVTSIQRDEKTVTVTNAATGETYTESYDELILSPGARPIVPPIDGLNDTQNVFTLRNIPDTDKIKAWVDERHPKKAVVVGGGFIGLEMAENLHARGIDVTVVEMADQVMQPIDPEMAAIVHQHIQEHGKLILSDGVKAFRDQGKTVVLNSGEELESDITILSIGVRPENELAVQAGLETGDRGGILVNEYLRTTDEHIYAIGDAIEVKDYIQNTPVMVPLAWPANRQGRIVADTIHGNPTAYKGTLGTSIAKVFDLTVAATGNNEKTLKQLGVNYKAVHVHPGSHAGYYPGASPVSLKMTFDPETGKIFGAQGVGLDGVDKRIDVIATAIKGELTVFDLPELELAYAPPYSSAKDPVNMLGYVATHVADGDLDIVHHDEIDAIVENGGFLVDVRDPLEVEMGAIPGSVNIPLDTIRERLDEFPKDQPVYITCQVGLRGYLATRILEQHGVKTINLSGGYKTYACVHHVCTDSVRDDIVADETPEPEVRRADVTIDATGLSCPGPIMNLHKAIKELDNGQTVKISVTDTGFVRDVDAWCKSTGHTLIEKSTEKGNIFAIVAKGSLIKS; encoded by the coding sequence ATGAGTAAAAAAATAGTGATTGTAGGCGGCGTTGCCGGAGGCGCAACAGCTGCAGCAAGATTAAGACGGATCGACGAAACGTCCCATATCGTGGTTTTCGAAAAAGGCGAGCACATTTCCTTTGCAAACTGCGGGCTTCCGTACTACATCGGAGGCTCCATCGAAGAGCGGGAAAAGCTCCTCGTTCAGACCGTTGAAGGCATGAGCCGCAAATTCAACCTCGATATCCGCAACCTCTCGGAAGTCACAAGCATCCAGCGTGACGAGAAAACCGTGACCGTAACAAACGCCGCCACCGGCGAAACGTATACAGAGAGCTATGACGAGCTGATTCTCTCACCGGGGGCGCGTCCGATCGTGCCGCCGATCGACGGACTGAATGACACACAAAACGTCTTTACCCTCCGGAACATTCCGGATACCGATAAAATCAAAGCCTGGGTAGATGAGCGTCACCCGAAAAAAGCCGTCGTTGTCGGAGGCGGATTCATCGGCCTTGAGATGGCGGAAAACCTGCATGCAAGAGGCATCGACGTTACAGTCGTGGAAATGGCCGATCAAGTCATGCAGCCGATCGACCCGGAGATGGCCGCCATCGTGCACCAGCACATCCAGGAACACGGCAAACTGATCCTCAGTGACGGCGTCAAAGCCTTCCGTGATCAGGGCAAAACCGTCGTTCTTAACAGCGGTGAAGAGCTCGAGAGCGACATCACCATTCTCTCCATCGGCGTGCGTCCGGAAAATGAACTCGCCGTTCAGGCAGGTCTTGAGACCGGCGATCGCGGCGGCATTCTCGTCAACGAATACCTTCGGACGACGGACGAGCATATTTACGCCATCGGTGACGCCATCGAGGTGAAGGACTATATCCAGAACACACCGGTAATGGTACCGCTCGCCTGGCCTGCGAACCGCCAGGGACGGATCGTTGCCGATACAATTCACGGGAACCCGACGGCCTATAAGGGTACCCTCGGCACATCCATCGCCAAAGTGTTCGACTTGACCGTTGCCGCAACGGGCAATAACGAAAAGACGCTGAAGCAGCTCGGTGTGAATTACAAAGCCGTTCACGTGCACCCCGGCTCTCATGCCGGCTACTACCCGGGTGCGTCACCGGTCTCACTGAAAATGACGTTCGATCCTGAAACCGGGAAAATTTTCGGTGCACAGGGCGTCGGCCTCGACGGTGTCGATAAGCGGATTGACGTCATCGCAACGGCCATTAAAGGGGAACTGACCGTATTCGATCTCCCTGAACTTGAGCTCGCCTATGCACCGCCTTATTCTTCTGCGAAGGATCCGGTCAACATGCTCGGCTATGTGGCGACGCACGTGGCCGATGGTGATCTTGACATCGTACACCACGATGAGATCGATGCCATCGTCGAAAACGGCGGCTTTCTCGTCGACGTCCGCGATCCTCTTGAAGTGGAAATGGGCGCCATTCCAGGGTCCGTTAATATCCCGCTCGATACGATTCGTGAGCGTCTCGATGAATTCCCGAAAGATCAGCCGGTCTATATCACATGCCAGGTCGGGCTGAGAGGCTATCTCGCCACGAGAATCCTCGAGCAGCACGGCGTGAAGACGATCAACCTGAGCGGCGGCTATAAGACGTATGCCTGCGTGCATCATGTCTGCACGGATTCTGTCCGCGATGACATCGTCGCAGATGAAACGCCTGAACCTGAAGTGAGAAGAGCGGATGTAACCATTGATGCCACAGGTCTCAGCTGCCCGGGTCCGATTATGAATCTTCACAAAGCCATCAAAGAACTCGACAACGGCCAGACGGTCAAAATCAGCGTCACCGATACCGGGTTCGTCCGGGATGTGGACGCATGGTGCAAGAGCACCGGGCACACCCTGATTGAGAAATCGACGGAAAAAGGCAATATCTTTGCCATCGTCGCCAAAGGGAGCCTCATAAAATCCTGA
- a CDS encoding EAL domain-containing protein encodes MFRKVKRITLNARLLIYTFLLLTMTALVIGFSSFQLSKNALDERGRDILENGVHSAIMLIEERQRAVEEGRRSLDGAQESIKEILLGPMNEDGTRPIDGPVDLGEHGYFIIYSPDGYEVMHPTLEGQNVLNATDMNGNEDDPYFFVQDKINGAMAGGSFVTYTWDLPHEDGTGEKIAYSEYNEEWEWIVSASTYMSDFNEEADSIMWVTFAMIALLVLLGVLLSVYFFSGFTKPLMALDQAMTKLKKGQYEKVTVVGRQDEVGQLTSSFNDMVEAMEEKDERIFRYAYYDDLTGLPNRNWLNDYVEKRLGDAGPDMYLILLDVRNFKVINSLYGHSYGDQMIRTLGKVLKEAEAGEVRPARIGGNEFGVWVEQTDGGALRTFIESGKAKLNDVHRKEEEWQPLRFHIGVAQVIGDLTGFEDLYQRASVAMQVAKNQDLDDSVMFTKEMLEAIEEDNRFKNGLEDAMIRGEFELYYQEKRYLSDASVMGLEALCRWESPTFGMVSPARFIPMLDQNGMMVPFTEYVTVKALTDYPELARLYGPDVEVSINIPPNVFLLDEYRSFLMQEVKRRGIRPERIILEITEDVFIADMSVVIAAVDSLRAFGFRISLDDFGTGYSSLSYISQLQTDEVKVDKSFIDQMEMNERSWNLLKSIIRIAKSMNYQVVAEGVETAEQVMKLKETGCDIVQGYVYSKPLPLKRIS; translated from the coding sequence ATGTTTCGGAAGGTCAAACGGATTACACTGAACGCACGACTGTTGATTTATACCTTTCTGTTACTGACAATGACGGCCCTCGTCATTGGCTTTTCGAGTTTTCAGCTGTCAAAGAATGCCCTCGATGAGAGAGGGCGCGACATATTGGAGAACGGAGTTCATTCGGCGATAATGCTCATCGAAGAGCGGCAACGCGCTGTGGAAGAAGGACGGCGCTCCCTTGACGGTGCCCAGGAGAGTATCAAAGAGATCCTCCTTGGCCCGATGAATGAAGACGGGACGAGGCCCATTGACGGACCGGTCGATCTCGGCGAGCACGGGTACTTTATCATCTACAGCCCGGACGGGTATGAGGTGATGCATCCGACCCTTGAAGGGCAGAACGTCCTGAATGCGACGGATATGAACGGTAACGAAGACGACCCGTATTTCTTTGTGCAGGACAAGATCAACGGGGCCATGGCCGGGGGCAGTTTTGTCACCTATACGTGGGATTTGCCCCATGAAGACGGAACCGGTGAGAAGATCGCGTACTCCGAATATAATGAGGAATGGGAATGGATTGTGTCGGCGAGTACATACATGAGTGATTTCAATGAAGAAGCCGATTCGATTATGTGGGTGACATTTGCGATGATTGCGCTTTTGGTCCTTCTCGGCGTTCTGTTGTCGGTGTACTTCTTCTCAGGGTTCACCAAACCCCTCATGGCCCTTGATCAGGCGATGACGAAGCTGAAAAAGGGACAGTATGAGAAAGTGACGGTTGTCGGGCGTCAGGACGAAGTCGGCCAGCTGACGTCGAGCTTTAATGACATGGTGGAAGCAATGGAAGAGAAAGATGAACGGATTTTCCGCTATGCCTACTACGATGATCTCACCGGTCTTCCAAACCGGAACTGGCTGAATGATTACGTGGAAAAGCGGCTCGGTGATGCCGGACCGGATATGTACCTGATTTTGCTTGACGTGCGTAACTTTAAGGTGATCAATTCCCTGTACGGCCATTCATACGGCGATCAGATGATCCGTACCCTCGGAAAGGTGCTCAAAGAGGCGGAGGCCGGTGAAGTCCGCCCGGCAAGAATCGGGGGCAATGAATTCGGCGTCTGGGTCGAACAGACCGACGGTGGAGCGCTTCGGACGTTTATTGAATCCGGAAAAGCCAAACTGAATGACGTCCACCGTAAAGAAGAGGAATGGCAGCCGCTCCGGTTCCATATCGGGGTTGCACAGGTGATTGGCGATCTGACCGGCTTTGAGGATCTTTATCAGCGGGCCTCTGTCGCCATGCAGGTGGCGAAGAATCAGGACCTCGATGATTCCGTGATGTTTACAAAAGAAATGCTTGAGGCCATTGAAGAGGATAACCGCTTCAAAAACGGCCTTGAAGACGCGATGATCCGTGGTGAGTTTGAACTCTACTATCAGGAGAAGCGCTATCTGTCAGATGCGTCGGTCATGGGCCTGGAAGCCCTGTGCCGCTGGGAGTCCCCGACGTTTGGCATGGTCAGTCCCGCCCGCTTTATTCCGATGCTTGATCAGAACGGCATGATGGTCCCCTTTACGGAATACGTGACGGTGAAGGCCCTAACGGATTATCCGGAGCTTGCGAGGCTTTACGGACCTGATGTGGAGGTCTCCATCAACATTCCGCCGAACGTCTTTCTCCTTGATGAGTACCGGTCATTTCTCATGCAGGAAGTGAAGAGACGGGGGATCAGACCCGAGCGGATCATCCTTGAGATCACCGAAGACGTCTTCATCGCCGATATGAGCGTGGTCATTGCCGCAGTCGATTCCCTCCGGGCATTCGGGTTCCGGATTTCCCTCGACGACTTCGGGACCGGCTACTCGTCTCTCAGCTATATCAGTCAGCTTCAGACCGATGAAGTCAAGGTCGACAAATCCTTCATTGATCAGATGGAGATGAATGAGCGCTCATGGAATCTTCTGAAGTCAATTATCCGCATTGCCAAATCGATGAACTATCAGGTCGTGGCGGAAGGTGTGGAAACGGCTGAACAGGTGATGAAACTGAAAGAAACGGGCTGCGACATCGTACAGGGTTACGTATATTCCAAACCGCTCCCGCTTAAACGCATATCCTGA
- a CDS encoding AAA family ATPase — protein sequence MKTKSYQSLVEHDQVRALIDNVEQVVVGKRREVELSVVALLCGGHVLLEDVPGVGKTMMVRAIAKSIGAAFKRIQFTPDLLPSDVTGVSVFNQKEMVFQFRPGPVMSNIVLADEINRTSPKTQAALLEALEEGSVTVDGETRELEDPFLVMATQNPIEYSGTYPLPEAQLDRFLFKFKIGYPTKSEELDVLNRVENNHPIERIQEVLSLTDVTAMKTDVQDVRVHDSIKQYIIDLVTSTRLHHAVSLGASPRASIALMKAAQAFAFMQGRTYAVPDDVKFLAPFVLRHRMILTSDAKLSNQTSERVVTEVIEQVRVPAGEEMR from the coding sequence GTGAAAACAAAATCCTATCAGTCCCTTGTCGAGCATGACCAGGTAAGGGCCTTAATTGATAATGTGGAACAGGTGGTTGTCGGAAAACGGCGTGAAGTGGAACTGAGTGTGGTGGCGCTCTTATGCGGCGGTCATGTGCTCCTTGAAGACGTGCCGGGTGTCGGCAAAACGATGATGGTCAGGGCGATTGCGAAATCCATCGGTGCGGCGTTCAAACGGATCCAGTTCACCCCCGACCTGTTGCCTTCCGACGTGACGGGTGTATCGGTATTTAATCAAAAGGAGATGGTGTTTCAGTTCCGGCCCGGTCCGGTCATGTCCAATATTGTCCTCGCCGATGAGATCAACCGTACGTCACCGAAGACGCAGGCGGCGCTCCTTGAGGCCCTTGAAGAAGGGAGTGTCACCGTTGACGGTGAGACGAGAGAGCTTGAGGATCCGTTTCTCGTTATGGCAACGCAGAACCCGATTGAATACAGCGGAACGTATCCCCTTCCGGAAGCGCAGCTTGACCGCTTTTTGTTCAAGTTCAAAATCGGCTATCCGACGAAATCTGAGGAGCTTGACGTCTTGAACCGGGTCGAAAACAATCACCCCATCGAACGGATTCAGGAAGTCCTCAGTCTCACCGATGTGACGGCGATGAAGACGGACGTGCAGGACGTGCGTGTTCATGATTCCATCAAACAGTACATCATTGACCTTGTCACGTCGACGAGGCTGCATCATGCGGTCTCCCTCGGGGCGAGCCCGCGGGCTTCGATTGCACTGATGAAAGCCGCCCAGGCCTTTGCTTTTATGCAGGGACGGACGTATGCCGTACCGGATGATGTGAAGTTTCTCGCGCCTTTTGTCCTCCGGCACAGAATGATCCTGACCTCCGATGCGAAACTCTCGAATCAGACCAGTGAACGGGTGGTCACGGAAGTGATTGAACAGGTCCGTGTTCCTGCCGGGGAAGAGATGCGCTGA
- a CDS encoding nucleoside deaminase: MANTHEYWMRQAIELARASKIAGNDPFGALLVKDGEVVMTATNQIHTATDPTHHPEIVLVRDYCRQEGITDLKDVTLYTSCEPCVMCSGAMVWSNLGRLVYSVSHEQLLGITASNIQLSSGDVFLNSPWKPEVIPLVCNEEGLRLFS; this comes from the coding sequence ATGGCAAACACGCATGAATATTGGATGCGTCAGGCGATTGAGCTTGCGAGAGCGTCAAAAATAGCCGGGAACGATCCGTTCGGGGCGCTGCTCGTAAAGGACGGCGAGGTGGTGATGACGGCGACGAATCAGATTCATACGGCAACGGATCCGACCCATCACCCGGAGATTGTCCTCGTCAGGGACTACTGCAGGCAGGAAGGCATCACGGATCTGAAAGACGTCACACTCTATACGAGCTGTGAGCCCTGTGTCATGTGCAGCGGTGCGATGGTCTGGTCGAACCTCGGACGTCTCGTCTACAGCGTTTCCCATGAACAGCTTCTCGGCATAACCGCGAGCAATATTCAGCTGTCCTCCGGGGATGTGTTTTTGAACAGCCCGTGGAAACCGGAGGTCATTCCGCTTGTATGCAATGAGGAAGGACTCCGTCTGTTTTCATAA